In a genomic window of Trichoderma atroviride chromosome 4, complete sequence:
- a CDS encoding uncharacterized protein (EggNog:ENOG41) gives MEPSSKKRKLAPKVNTSAAPNPQPAAQYSHETPQQQPYPVHDVPVAERQDFEAFARHLQDAAMLIQRQTERPPHSDVSVLLLNWEEDRTVDEDVVAMEQVMQKQYGFNTQRWQIPTVPNPSIKLGVQMASFLENARPNHLLIIYYAGYGYAGPDGQLYWACNAREDAAKLKWDGVKCLFEDAQSDILLLLDTCAKPDPTAAGSHGVKQAIAACSPEHKLRDDPGQRSFTSYLVESLHKLSSAQQPFSSQRLWEEICVLKQQQQQQQQQQQQQQQQQQQQQQQQQHANSPATAPSTPPVLPIFFTLTPAKGHGLMLASMVGRAPAPPLNGVDVPDGQSGRAREDNLIDADSVADLRFDEARILVCTTFVGDASPDMSYFHQWLQNKPTLGAAIAVEGMFLGPPHHAADLNAPLHMECRPAR, from the exons ATGGAACCGTCCAGTAAAAAGCGGAAGCTGGCTCCCAAAGTCAACACTTCTGCAGCTCCCAATCCTCAGCCTGCTGCGCAGTATTCTCACGAGACG CCACAACAACAGCCTTACCCCGTACACGATGTCCCGGTTGCCGAGCGACAAGACTTCGAGGCCTTTGCGCGCCATCTACAGGATGCCGCCATGCTGATACAGCGCCAGACAGAGCGGCCGCCTCACAGCGACGTCTCTGTCCTGCTTCTGAACTGGGAGGAAGATCGCACCGTCGATGAGGATGTCGTTGCCATGGAGCAGGTCATGCAGAAGCAGTATGGCTTCAACACGCAGCGCTGGCAGATTCCCACCGTACCCAATCCCAGCATCAAGCTCGGCGTCCAGATGGCCTCTTTTCTCGAAAACGCAAGACCCAACCATCTCCTCATCATATACTATGCCGGCTACGGCTACGCCGGCCCCGACGGACAGCTATACTGGGCCTG CAATGCTCGcgaagatgccgccaagcTTAAATGGGATGGTGTAAAGTGTCTGTTCGAAGATGCCCAGTCCGACATCCTCTTGCTTCTTGATACGTGTGCCAAGCCAGACCCCACAGCTGCCGGCAGCCATGGTGTGAAGCAGGCAATTGCAGCTTGCTCGCCAGAGCACAAGCTCCGTGATGACCCCGGCCAACGCTCCTTCACCTCCTATCTCGTCGAATCGCTCCACAAGCTGAGTAGCGCGCAGCAGCCCTTTAGCTCCCAGAGACTTTGGGAAGAGATTTGCGTCCtaaaacagcagcagcagcagcagcagcaacagcaacagcaacagcaacagcaacagcaacagcaacagcaacaacaacaacatgcAAACAGCCCCGCCACAGCTCCGTCTACGCCGCCCGTAttgcccatcttcttcaccctcacTCCCGCAAAGGGGCACGGCCTGATGCTGGCATCAATGGTAGGCAGGGCGCCTGCACCCCCTCTGAATGGCGTAGATGTGCCAGACGGCCAGAGCGGTCGTGCTCGTGAAGACAATCTCATCGACGCAGACTCCGTCGCCGATCTCAGATTCGACGAGGCCCGGATCCTGGTCTGCACAACGTTTGTCGGCGATGCGAGCCCAGATATGTCTTACTTTCACCAGTGGCTGCAGAACAAGCCGACGCTcggcgctgccattgccgtcgAGGGCATGTTCCTTGGCCCCCCCCACCATGCTGCTGATCTCAATGCCCCACTCCATATGGAATGTCGTCCAGCACGATAA
- a CDS encoding uncharacterized protein (EggNog:ENOG41), which yields MLIQRQTERPPHSDVSVLLLNWEEDRTVDEDVVAMEQVMQKQYGFNTQRWQIPTVPNPSIKLGVQMASFLENARPNHLLIIYYAGYGYAGPDGQLYWACNAREDAAKLKWDGVKCLFEDAQSDILLLLDTCAKPDPTAAGSHGVKQAIAACSPEHKLRDDPGQRSFTSYLVESLHKLSSAQQPFSSQRLWEEICVLKQQQQQQQQQQQQQQQQQQQQQQQQQHANSPATAPSTPPVLPIFFTLTPAKGHGLMLASMVGRAPAPPLNGVDVPDGQSGRAREDNLIDADSVADLRFDEARILVCTTFVGDASPDMSYFHQWLQNKPTLGAAIAVEGMFLGPPHHAADLNAPLHMECRPAR from the exons ATGCTGATACAGCGCCAGACAGAGCGGCCGCCTCACAGCGACGTCTCTGTCCTGCTTCTGAACTGGGAGGAAGATCGCACCGTCGATGAGGATGTCGTTGCCATGGAGCAGGTCATGCAGAAGCAGTATGGCTTCAACACGCAGCGCTGGCAGATTCCCACCGTACCCAATCCCAGCATCAAGCTCGGCGTCCAGATGGCCTCTTTTCTCGAAAACGCAAGACCCAACCATCTCCTCATCATATACTATGCCGGCTACGGCTACGCCGGCCCCGACGGACAGCTATACTGGGCCTG CAATGCTCGcgaagatgccgccaagcTTAAATGGGATGGTGTAAAGTGTCTGTTCGAAGATGCCCAGTCCGACATCCTCTTGCTTCTTGATACGTGTGCCAAGCCAGACCCCACAGCTGCCGGCAGCCATGGTGTGAAGCAGGCAATTGCAGCTTGCTCGCCAGAGCACAAGCTCCGTGATGACCCCGGCCAACGCTCCTTCACCTCCTATCTCGTCGAATCGCTCCACAAGCTGAGTAGCGCGCAGCAGCCCTTTAGCTCCCAGAGACTTTGGGAAGAGATTTGCGTCCtaaaacagcagcagcagcagcagcagcaacagcaacagcaacagcaacagcaacagcaacagcaacagcaacaacaacaacatgcAAACAGCCCCGCCACAGCTCCGTCTACGCCGCCCGTAttgcccatcttcttcaccctcacTCCCGCAAAGGGGCACGGCCTGATGCTGGCATCAATGGTAGGCAGGGCGCCTGCACCCCCTCTGAATGGCGTAGATGTGCCAGACGGCCAGAGCGGTCGTGCTCGTGAAGACAATCTCATCGACGCAGACTCCGTCGCCGATCTCAGATTCGACGAGGCCCGGATCCTGGTCTGCACAACGTTTGTCGGCGATGCGAGCCCAGATATGTCTTACTTTCACCAGTGGCTGCAGAACAAGCCGACGCTcggcgctgccattgccgtcgAGGGCATGTTCCTTGGCCCCCCCCACCATGCTGCTGATCTCAATGCCCCACTCCATATGGAATGTCGTCCAGCACGATAA
- a CDS encoding uncharacterized protein (EggNog:ENOG41), with amino-acid sequence MIHLYEKLVGPGGIRPSAKEVEDGRILLEARELAAGTPSRTRREPDPYLHAAARDGLEYRSQSSPSGAPYTPATPRNVAPIKPKDEVEDSAEMQEAAEQLKALSHVRPRGDDGPPPPPPSSSHPPIPIPAAPTTLPALPPLPPISALPPSPVLPAVRQHRTTLPDGIPESRQCEPSSSRDIVESGAADGLSADSAAHLRIKAPRRSLPKQETRCNHCSHAPFKDTSSLRKHIAAAHTRPFPCAFSFAGCASTFGSKNEWKRHIASQHLCLTYYCCSACPQSAVEGKGNEFNRKDLFTQHLRRMHAPFQIKRTIAKGDSKLMAEWDAHVKEMQQSCLVTRRHPPQKSACPRKECNAVFEGPTSWDEWTEHVGRHMEKGEAQRLGIDKLLAEWALDEGIIELRSDGEYRLCATNGVFPSSSNGGMNNGIALHAQPALEHKESSLSLAEHASSAEETPAMEAKPAEDTIMAEG; translated from the coding sequence ATGATTCATCTGTACGAAAAGCTCGTGGGACCTGGCGGCATCCGGCCGTCTGCCAAGGAAGTAGAGGATGGCCGCATTTTGTTGGAGGCCAGGGAGTTGGCGGCGGGGACACCTTCGCGCACTCGCCGGGAGCCAGACCCGTATCTTCATGCAGCGGCCCGAGATGGTCTTGAATACAGGTCACAAAGCAGCCCCTCTGGAGCGCCATATACCCCGGCCACCCCCCGGAACGTTGCGCCGATAAAGCCAAAGGACGAGGTCGAGGATTCCGCCGAGATGCAGGAAGCCGCAGAACAGCTCAAGGCCCTGAGCCATGTCCGGCCGAGAGGCGACGAtggtcctcctcctcctcctccttcttcttctcacccACCTATTCCTATACCGGCTGCTCCTACGACGCTCCCTgccctccctcctcttccccCCATTTCTGCGCTTCCGCCATCTCCAGTGCTTCCTGCAGTACGACAACACCGGACAACGCTTCCAGATGGCATCCCTGAATCGAGACAGTGTGAGCCAAGCTCATCCCGCGACATTGTCGAATCTGGAGCCGCCGATGGCTTGTCCGCGGACTCGGCTGCACATTTGCGGATAAAGGCGCCGCGGCGGTCTCTTCCCAAGCAGGAGACGCGTTGCAACCACTGCAGCCACGCACCTTTCAAGGATACGTCGTCTCTCCGCAAGcacatcgccgccgcccataCACGGCCTTTCCCCTGCGCCTTCTCCTTTGCTGGTTGTGCTAGTACATTTGGATCAAAGAATGAGTGGAAGCGCCACATCGCCTCGCAGCATCTCTGTCTGACatactactgctgctccgCATGCCCGCAGAGCGCGGTGGAGGGCAAAGGTAACGAGTTCAACCGCAAAGATCTCTTTACGCAGCATCTCCGCCGGATGCACGCTCCCTTCCAGATCAAAAGAACCATTGCCAAGGGCGACAGCAAGCTGATGGCCGAGTGGGATGCCCACGTCAAGGAAATGCAGCAGTCCTGCCTGGTCACTCGGCGGCACCCCCCTCAAAAGTCAGCTTGCCCCAGGAAAGAATGCAATGCCGTTTTCGAGGGGCCCACGTCGTGGGACGAGTGGACTGAGCATGTGGGGCGGCACATGGAGAAGGGCGAGGCCCAACGGCTGGGCAtcgacaagctgctggccgaATGGGCTCTTGACGAAGGCATCATTGAGCTGAGAAGCGATGGCGAGTACCGCCTGTGCGCCACAAACGGCGTTTtccccagcagcagcaacggtgGCATGAATAATGGAATTGCCCTTCATGCTCAGCCAGCGCTAGAGCACAAGGaatcctccctctccctcgcGGAACATGCGTCTTCTGCAGAAGAGACTCCGGCAATGGAGGCTAAGCCGGCTGAGGATACGATAATGGCGGAGGGATGA
- a CDS encoding uncharacterized protein (CAZy:GH31): MSRLSPTLAITLAVVTVAMMVHWKAALFAGLTSAAAIFHRDGAATDALAACPGYNASNVRVTPTGVTADLTLAGAACNVYGTDLPDLILQVTYQTADRVHVLIQDKGNQVYQVPESVFPRPGGAIPSQLSNLKFSYTASPFSFNITRARTGEVIFNTSPASLVFESQYLRLRTSLPANPNLYGLGEHSDSLRLQTTNYIRTMWNQDSYGIPANSNLYGTHPFYLEHRTTGSHGVLFLNSNGMDIMINKDASGNQYLEYNTIGGVFDFYFVAGPTPVAAVQQYGEFAGFPTMQPYWGLGFHQCRYGYQDAYNVAEVVQNYSLANIPLETMWTDIDYMDLRRVFTVDPQRFPMPMMRELVDHLHANDQHYIVMVDPAVAYQDYPPANQGLDDNIFLLRQNGSVWIGVVWPGVTVFPDWFSANVTSYWNGQFQTFFDADTGLDIDALWIDMNEPSNFPCNFPCDDPYKAAIGYPPAPPAVRSPPRPLPGWPCDFQPGGCPSKRDDQSQKLQINAGSGGLPVDVKSSASVSTTTTDNKSGNQKGLPGRDLLYPKYPIHNKAAYQVSWNSDKGGISNHTVNTDVIHQNGLAMYDTHNLYGTMMSSASRDAMEARRPGLRPMVITRSTFAGAGSKVGHWLGDNQSQWSFYTISIRTMLAFTSLFQFGMVGSDVCGFGGNTNEELCARWASLGAFSTFYRNHNDLGNIGQEFYRWTSVANSARKAIDIRYRLLDYIYTAMYRHSTNGEPAVTPMFFKYPNDPATWALELQYFFGPGLIVAPVTAQGSTSVSVYLPDDIFYDWYTHAQIAGGATNHLITGVDTTSIPLFIRGGVIMPLRIKSTNTTTELRKQDFELLIPLDASGSATGELYLDDGESINQKAITHVTFTYKKGLFILGGTFDLRVPFVISKVTILGGSSAVLKPNTGASSNSKSFNVNLALNGPTSIRIG; encoded by the exons atGTCGAGACTCAGCCCTACTCTCGCCATCACCCTCGCCGTCGTCACCGTCGCCATGATGGTTCACTGGAAGGCCGCCCTCTTCGCGGGGCTcacctccgccgccgccatcttccacCGCGATGGGGCTGCCACCgatgctctggctgcttgcCCGGGCTACAATGCCTCCAATGTTCGCGTCACGCCCACCGGCGTCACGGCCGATCTGACGCTGGCCGGAGCTGCGTGCAATGTGTACGGAACAGACCTGCCGGACCTCATTCTCCAGGTCACCTACCAGACCG CGGACCGCGTTCACGTCCTCATCCAGGACAAGGGCAACCAGGTCTACCAAGTCCCCGAATCCGTCTTCCCGCGGCCTGGAGGCGCAATTCCATCGCAATTGAGCAACCTCAAATTCAGCTACACCGCGAgccccttctccttcaacATCACCCGCGCCAGAACCGGCGAGGTCATCTTCAACACCTCCCCGGCATCGCTTGTCTTCGAGTCACAGTATCTCCGCCTGCGCACCAGCCTGCCTGCAAACCCAAATCTCTACGGTTTGGGCGAGCATTCCGACTCTCTCCGCCTGCAGACGACCAACTACATCCGCACCATGTGGAACCAGGACAGCTACGGCATTCCTGCCAACTCGAATCTCTACGGAACTCACCCCTTCTATCTTGAGCACCGTACTACGGGCTCTCATGGTGTCCTGTTCCTCAACTCCAATGGAATGGACATCATGATCAACAAGGACGCTTCTGGCAACCAATATCTCGAGTACAACACCATCGGTGGTGTGTTTGATTTCTACTTTGTTGCCGGACCTACTCCTGTGGCCGCTGTGCAGCAGTATGGTGAATTTGCCGGTTTCCCAACCATGCAGCCATACTGGGGCCTAGGCTTCCACCAATGCAG ATACGGATACCAAGATGCCTACAACGTCGCCGAAGTTGTCCAAAACTACAGCTTGGCCAACATCCCCCTTGAGACCATGTGGACCGACATTGACTACATGGACCTTCGACGAGTCTTCACCGTCGACCCACAGCGGTTCCCCATGCCCATGATGCGCGAGCTTGTCGACCACCTCCATGCTAATGACCAGCACTACATCGTCATGGTTGACCCTGCTGTGGCCTACCAAGACTACCCCCCGGCCAACCAGGGCCTGGATGATAACATCTTCCTGCTGCGCCAAAACGGCTCTGTCTGGATCGGCGTCGTCTGGCCCGGCGTCACCGTCTTCCCCGATTGGTTCTCTGCCAACGTCACGTCGTACTGGAACGGCCAGTTCCAGACCTTTTTCGATGCCGACACCGGCCTGGACATTGATGCCCTGTGGATCGACATGAACGAGCCCAGCAACTTCCCGTGCAACTTCCCCTGTGACGACCCGTACAAGGCCGCCATAGGCTATCCTCCGGCCCCACCGGCGGTCCGGTCACCACCTCGTCCGCTGCCCGGCTGGCCGTGCGACTTCCAGCCCGGTGGATGCCCCAGCAAACGCGATGACCAGTctcagaagctgcagatcaATGCAGGTAGCGGCGGTCTACCCGTTGACGTGAAGAGCAGCGCCTCTGTTTCCACAACCACCACGGACAACAAATCGGGCAACCAAAAGGGCCTGCCCGGCCGTGACTTGCTCTATCCCAAGTACCCCATCCACAACAAGGCCGCCTACCAAGTCTCGTGGAACTCTGACAAGggcggcatctccaaccaCACCGTCAACACCGATGTCATCCACCAGAATGGCCTCGCCATGTACGACACGCACAACCTCTACGGCACCATGATGTCGTCGGCCTCGCGCGATGCCATGGAGGCTCGTCGACCAGGTCTGCGGCCCATGGTCATCACCCGCAGCACctttgccggcgccggcTCCAAGGTCGGCCACTGGCTCGGCGACAACCAGTCGCAATGGAGCTTCtacaccatctccatccgcaCCATGCTGGCATTCACCTCCCTCTTCCAGTTCGGCATGGTCGGTTCCGATGTCTGTGGCTTCGGCGGCAACACAAACGAGGAGCTCTGCGCTCGATGGGCCTCCCTCGGTGCCTTCAGCACCTTTTACCGCAACCACAACGACTTGGGCAACATTGGCCAGGAGTTTTACCGGTGGACATCGGTGGCCAACAGCGCCCGCAAGGCCATTGACATCCGCTACCGTCTGCTCGACTACATCTACACTGCCATGTACCGCCATTCCACCAACGGCGAGCCGGCAGTCACCCCAATGTTCTTCAAGTACCCCAACGACCCGGCCACCTGGGCCCTGGAGCTCCAATACTTCTTCGGCCCGGGCCTGATTGTCGCTCCCGTCACCGCGCAGGGCTCCACCAGCGTCAGCGTCTATCTCCCCGACGACATCTTCTACGACTGGTACACCCACGCCCAGATTGCCGGCGGCGCGACAAACCACCTCATCACCGGCGTCGACACCACGTCTATCCCGCTCTTCATTCGCGGTGGTGTCATTATGCCCCTCCGCATCAAGTCTacaaacaccaccaccgaGCTCCGCAAGCAAGACTTTGAGCTCCTCATCCCGCTTGACGCCTCTGGCTCTGCTACGGGAGAGCTCTacctcgacgacggcgagtcCATCAACCAAAAGGCCATTACTCATGTTACTTTTACGTACAAGAAGGGTCTCTTCATTCTGGGCGGCACATTCGATCTCCGAGTGCCGTTTGTCATCTCCAAGGTGACTATTCTGGGCGGCTCGTCGGCTGTTCTCAAGCCCAACACTGGGGCCAGCAGTAATAGCAAGTCTTTCAATGTTAACCTGGCGCTGAATGGACCTACTTCTATTAGAATTGGTTAA
- a CDS encoding uncharacterized protein (EggNog:ENOG41), whose amino-acid sequence MAAGAPEPQIFANNLHQDQATRDMNFATPLNLDPLLQHQQPPLQTQAQTQLQAQTQLQAQIQAQAQAQLQAQAQAQAQIQARHQLQQQQHQNQNLQQQQQQQQQLQQHYLQQQYFQQQQQQLQQQALYHQQQQQQHQQLQQQQQQQFPMNGMNGANMGAVMPAPTPAGHQAELNYIYGMVEELSRQLADNRKVTEDIVSGLGRVRNKAKAQGLGNDEMISSAADDINAQESNLDTIISELSESFDKAKHSRDANAALLSQYANAISLMLKQFHEYKSKHVADVASWHRSYRAQLDEARRENSRLREQIWEMQTHAGRANESLRKFRRKYDEDEERFAKRVDDTALRQELRFWKRMAMPELEDDDPYWSGDDDIIDEAEKERLRELELRAAQEQHMVDSQGEDSDEQHHLSSMGMMGGIAMQREDSNGQTLPIPPPRPLSAASSTGSTGR is encoded by the exons ATGGCGGCCGGAGCGCCAGAGCCTCAGATCTTCGCTAACAACCTCCACCAAGATCAAGCCACGCGCGACATGAACTTTGCGACTCCGCTCAACTTGGATCcccttctccagcatcagcagccaccGCTACAGACACAGGCACAGACGCAGCTACAGGCGCAGACGCAGCTACAGGCGCAGATTCaagctcaggctcaggctcagtTACaggctcaagctcaagcgCAGGCGCAGATTCAGGCGCGgcatcagcttcaacaacagcaacaccaaaACCAAAAcctccaacagcagcagcaacagcagcaacagctacaGCAGCACTACCTCCAACAGCAGTacttccagcagcagcagcagcagctccagcagcaagccctctatcaccagcaacaacagcaacagcaccaacagctgcaacagcaacagcagcagcagttcccAATGAACGGCATGAATGGCGCCAACATGGGCGCCGTCATGCCCGCGCCCACGCCGGCCGGGCACCAGGCCGAGCTCAACTACATCTACGGAATGGTCGAGGAGCTGAGCCGGCAGCTCGCAGACAACCGAAAGGTCACCGAGGACATTGTCAGTGGGCTGGGGCGGGTGCgcaacaaggcaaaggcgcAGGGGCTGGGCAACGACGAGATGATTTCGTCTGCGGCCGACGACATCAACG CCCAGGAATCAAATCTCGACACCATCATCTCCGAACTCTCAGAGTCCTtcgacaaggccaagcaCAGCCGCGACGCCAACGCCGCCCTCCTCTCGCAGTACGCAAACGCCATCTCCCTCATGCTCAAGCAGTTCCACGAATACAAGTCCAAGCACGTTGCCGACGTCGCCTCCTGGCACCGCTCCTACCGCGCACAGCTCGACGAGGCCCGTCGCGAGAACAGCCGCCTGCGCGAGCAGATATGGGAGATGCAGACCCACGCCGGCCGTGCAAACGAGTCGCTGCGCAAGTTTCGACGCAAgtacgacgaggacgaggagaggTTTGCGAAGCGCGTGGACGATACCGCTCTGCGACAGGAGCTGCGCTTTTGGAAGCGCATGGCGATGCCGGAgctggaagacgacgatCCGTACTGGAGCGGGGATGACGACATCATTGACGAggcggagaaggagaggctgAGAGAGCTGGAATTGCGGGCGGCGCAGGAGCAACACATGGTTGACAGTCAAGGCGAAGATAGCGATGAACAGCATCACCTGTCATCTATGGGCATGATGGGTGGGATTGCCATGCAGAGAGAAGACTCAAACGGCCAGACACTGCCCATAccgcctcctcggcctctcAGCGCGGCGTCCAGTACGGGGTCAACGGGTAGATGA
- a CDS encoding uncharacterized protein (BUSCO:EOG092D3E1M), translating into MSDNPPPPPTIESLSLSAAETKTERATGRSNSFSQQSRASDDSQTAADFLRDQEILEADAREALPYSIETCTKILGPLRQSVFACLTCNPAPTKPEDAWKPAGMCYACSVSCHGEHTLVEIFQKRNFTCDCGTTRFPSGSPCTLRINSETNTKGNVHSEEPDANNKYNHNFKNRFCCCECDYDPFEQKGTMFQCMGLGTAETGGCGEDWYHPGCLVGMGPKWFEQMNKTKAKAIQKETEKKEGALATITEKDEAQSNNGTTEAADDVAVEDDDDEPPMPPGFPAEDDFEGFLCYKCVEANPWIKQYAGTSGFLPPLFLDQPEASAASPSNESTATAASKKRKAEDDEDEETADAKRIKSEDQASTVESAAMEDVAAQPTEEAAKLQGERAAEGETKGGSPTSCKLPNLPVAPKCRFSLFFKEDFREKLCHCSGCYGKLNAHPQLLEEEEVYEPPLSDDGASQHGGSTHGSGSLLDRGESALRNMDRVKAIEGVMAYNHLKEQLTPFFKQFAESGKAVGAEDIKAYFAKLRGDEQGIKEAGEAAASSKENRDGEDGGRREQSGY; encoded by the exons ATGTCCGACAaccctcctccacctccaacGATCGAATCGTTATCGCTTTCCGCCGCAGAGACAAAGACAGAGCGTGCTACaggccgcagcaacagcttttcCCAGCAGTCGCGGGCATCCGACGACTCTCAAACCGCCGCCGA CTTTCTTCGCGACCAGGAAATACTCGAAGCCGATGCTCGCGAGGCTCTGCCTTAT AGCATCGAAACATGCACCAAGATCCTCGGCCCGCTTCGACAGAGTGTTTTCGCTTGTTTGACCTGCAACCCTGCACCGACAAAGCCTGAAGATGCCTGGAAGCCGGCGGGCATGTGCTACGCCTGCTCAGTCTCATGCCATGGCGAGCATACTCTAGTCGAGATCTTCCAGAAGCGAAACTTCACATGCGATTGTGGAACCACACGCTTCCCGTCCGGCAGCCCATGCACACTACGCATCAATAGCGAGACCAATACCAAGGGCAACGTACACTCTGAGGAGCCGGATGCCAACAACAAGTACAACCACAACTTCAAGAACcgattctgctgctgcgagtgCGATTATGATCCGTTTGAGCAAAAGGGAACCATGTTCCAATGCATGGGGCTGGGCACCGCCGAGACTGGGGGCTGCGGAGAGGACTGGTACCACCCCGGCTGCCTGGTAGGCATGGGGCCCAAGTGGTTTGAGCAGATGAACAAGACCAAAGCAAAGGCTATACAAAAGGAgactgagaagaaggagggtgCCCTTGCAACAATTACCGAAAAGGACGAGGCCCAATCAAATAATGGCACAACAGAGGCCGCAGACGACGTGGCAgtggaggatgacgatgacgagccGCCAATGCCTCCCGGGTTCCCAGCTGAAGACGACTTTGAAGGGTTCTTGTGTTACAAGTGCGTGGAAGCAAATCCATGGATCAAACAGTATGCAGGAACCTCGGGCTTCCTACCACCTTTGTTTCTGGACCAGCCCGAGGCTTCTGCGGCGTCGCCATCCAATGAGAGTACGGCAACGGCTGCGTCCAAGAAACGCAAGgccgaagacgatgaggatgaagagacaGCAGACGCAAAGCGCATTAAGAGCGAGGACCAGGCATCAACTGTTGAATCTGCTGCAATGGAAGATGTTGCAGCACAGCCCACTGAGGAGGCTGCCAAACTACAAGGAGAGCGCGCCGCAGAGGGAGAAACCAAGGGTGGCAGTCCAACATCATGCAAGCTACCCAACCTACCCGTCGCACCCAAATgccgtttctctctcttcttcaaagaggaCTTTCGCGAGAAACTCTGCCACTGCTCAGGCTGCTACGGCAAACTCAACGCCCACCCCCAGCtcctcgaagaagaagaagtctaCGAGCCCCCTCTGTCAGACGACGGCGCCTCCCAACACGGCGGCTCGACCCACGGAAGCGGCAGCCTGCTGGACCGCGGCGAGAGCGCCCTGCGCAACATGGACCgcgtcaaggccattgagGGCGTCATGGCGTACAACCACCTCAAGGAGCAGCTCACGCCCTTCTTCAAGCAGTTTGCCGAGAGCGGCAAGGCCGTAGGCGCAGAGGACATCAAGGCTTACTTTGCGAAGCTGCGCGGCGATGAACAGGGCATCAAGGAGGCGGGCGAGGCTGCGGCTTCGTCCAAGGAGAACagggatggagaagatggtggtcGACGCGAGCAGAGCGGGTATTAG